Proteins encoded within one genomic window of Macaca fascicularis isolate 582-1 chromosome 16, T2T-MFA8v1.1:
- the FSCN2 gene encoding fascin-2 isoform X3 — MPTNGLHQVLKIQFGLVNDTDRYLTAESFGFKVNASAPSLKRKQTWVLEPDPGQGSAVLLRSSHLGRYLSAEEDGRVACEAEQPGRDCRFLVLPQPDGRWVLQSEPHGRFFGGTEDQLSCFATAISPAELWTVHLAIHPQAHLLSVSRRRYVHLCPQEDEMAADGDKPWGVDALLTLIFRSRQYCLKSCDSRYLRSDGRLVWEPEPRACYTLEFKAGKLAFKDCDGRYLAPVGPAGTLKAGRNTRPSKDELFDLEESHPQVVLVAANHRYVSVRQVPPTPCLRWSGAAGGWHSKLAMGATCA; from the coding sequence ATGCCGACCAACGGCCTGCACCAGGTGCTGAAGATCCAGTTTGGCCTCGTCAACGACACTGACCGCTACTTGACAGCCGAGAGCTTCGGCTTCAAGGTCAATGCCTCGGCGCCCAGCCTCAAGAGGAAGCAGACCTGGGTGCTGGAGCCCGACCCTGGACAAGGGTCGGCTGTGCTGCTCCGCAGCAGCCACCTGGGCCGCTACCTGTCGGCAGAAGAGGATGGGCGCGTGGCCTGCGAGGCAGAGCAGCCGGGCCGTGACTGCCGCTTCCTGGTCCTGCCGCAGCCAGATGGTCGCTGGGTGCTGCAGTCAGAGCCGCACGGCCGCTTCTTCGGAGGCACCGAGGACCAGCTGTCCTGCTTTGCCACAGCCATCTCCCCGGCCGAGCTGTGGACCGTGCACCTGGCCATCCACCCGCAGGCCCACCTGCTGAGCGTGAGCCGGCGGCGCTACGTGCACCTGTGCCCACAGGAGGACGAGATGGCTGCGGACGGTGACAAGCCCTGGGGCGTGGACGCCCTCCTCACCCTCATCTTCCGGAGCCGACAGTACTGCCTCAAGTCCTGTGACAGCCGCTACCTGCGCAGCGACGGCCGCCTGGTCTGGGAGCCAGAGCCCCGGGCCTGCTATACGCTGGAGTTCAAGGCGGGCAAGCTGGCCTTCAAGGACTGCGACGGCCGCTACCTGGCACCCGTGGGGCCTGCTGGCACCCTCAAGGCCGGCCGAAACACACGGCCCAGCAAGGACGAGCTCTTCGACCTGGAGGAGAGTCACCCTCAGGTGGTGCTGGTGGCTGCCAACCACCGCTACGTCTCTGTGCGGCAAG